GCTATTAATATTTTAAGAATGATTTTAATTTATGCAGTTCAATACAATGCCAATTTAACTAATATAAATATGTGAAATAGTATTTTAATTGCATCAATTGGTATTATAGCTAGTGTTATTTTTGCAAATCTTTTATCATTATTCTTACCATTAATTGTTAAAAAAATAGGAAAAGATTCATCTTCAGTTTCTCTACCATTATTTGCTTTAATTATTGATATTTTATGTGTTGGTGTATTTTTAGGAATAGGATTATTGTTTTAATATGAGGTTAAGAAAAAAGAATTGAACTGATGATTTTTTAAACCAACACTCTTTTTATTTAATTAATTATGATAATAAGAAAATAGATTTAAAACAAATATTTTTAAACAACAATCCAACTTGTTTAGAAATTGGTTGTGGTAAAGGACAATTTATAACAACTTTAGCATTAAAAAACCTAAATACAAACTATATTGGTATGGAAAAATCCTCAACAATCACTGGAGTTGCATTAAAAAAGAGTTTAAAAGAATTTGAAAATCAATTAAAAGAAATGACTAATCTAAAATATTTTAATAATTTTGCTGAAGATTTATCTCAAATGTTTTCAAGTGATTCTTTTAATAAAATTTATTTAAACTTTTCAGATCCATGACCTAAAGCTAGACATTATAAAAAACGTTTAACTTATGTTAAATTTTTAGATATTTATTCAGATATTTTAATAAAGAATGGCTATTTAGAATTTAAAACTGATAATGATTCATTGTACAATTTTACAATCGAACAATTAAACCTAACTAATAAATGAGAAGTCGTTCTAAATACTACAGATTTATATAATAATACTGAGCTTTTAAAAGATAACATTCCAACTGAATATGAAACTAAATTTCATTTAGCCAATAAAAATATTTATAAAATAGTAATTAAAAATTTAAAATAAAAATTAAACTTAAAATTAGAAAACAGCTCATATGAGCTGTTTTTTTTCTACAGTATATAAATGTAATTAATTATAAGATTAAAAAAATAATGTTTCTTATTTAAAAATATTTAATCATCTTAAAAGTAATAAAACTAGCAAAAAGCTAGTTGTAAAATTTTAATCCATTAAAGGTTCAATGATTTTTTTTAAATCAGTAGTTGTTTTTTCAATAATTTTTTTAAGTTTATTTCTTGAAATATTAAATTTTGTAAATATGTGCTTTTTTGGAACATCTCTTATATACATTTCAAAAATTGGTTTAGCAAGTTTATCATTACAATTTTTAAAATATAAATCTATGATTTCTTCTATAGCAAAGTTATAGCCCATATAATCTTCTTCTGAAACTATATTTTCAAGATGTTCTTGTTTTATAGAATTTGATAAACTCATATTTAATACTTTATGTCGATTATTAATATACTTGGTGCACGCATCTGTACATTTTCAAGTTACAGCATCAATAACTGATCATATAAACTTTTTTTTAATATTTTTAGCCTGATACACTTGTAACAATTCATCAAATGCTATTCAGGCATATGACATTAGATCATGATGTTCTAATGGAAGTGAATGAAATTTTGACATTGCTTTTTTAATACCATAATTAATCGGTGGTGATAATAACAAAAATAATTTTGTTTTATCTTCTAGCTCTAGCTTTGACAAATCCATTTCTAAGAATGGTTTAATTTTTTCTTCAATCTTAAAGCTCATTACTAAAGAATTCCTTAACATTATCTATATAGCTTTTTTATTTGAAATATAAGTAATTTCATTAATCTTTTATTTAAACACTAGTTATTTTATTAATTAGATTAATCTAATGAGGAATCAAGTAATAATAAGTAAATATCAAAGTATTCTTTTTAAAAATATTTTAATTATTTTTATAATTTTAACTATGATGTTATCAAGTTTTATAATCAAAAAATAAGCTAAATCTGTTATTAAAATTTGAATTTCTAATATTGGTAGGTAAAATTTAACAAATCTTTTCTTAACATTAGTAGTTTTTACTAATATTTTAAATAACTCTATTTTTTTAAAACTTGATTTAAGTCAGTATCTTTTATAAAATTTGCTCAAATATAAGAACTTTCTATTTATGTGGATTTTTTATAATAAGAATTTCTTATTTAAAGATAAACCTATATTGTGTATATTATTTATAAAATGTGTGTTAAATTAATAATAAAGTTTCATTTTAACTTGATATAAAATTTTGAAATTTAACAATTATATAGTTACTTCATATTTTTAAGACTTTTAAAAAAATAACATTCTTAATAGTGATTAATGAAATTTTTTGATGAATTTTTTGATGATAATTAAATCTAATAGATTTATAAAATTCTAAATATCTTTATTCTATTTTCCTTCCTATTCACTATAGTATTAGGAAAAAAATTTTAAAAGTAACCTAAAAAACTGAAAAATTCTAAAATTTTATAAATGACACTAATTTTAAAAAATTTATAAACCTTTTATTAATTAAAATAAAAACTATAATTGCTCATAATAAATAAGTAATTATAGTTTTTTTATATGTTATATAATTTATTAATCTAATAAATAATTAATTTCATTAGAATTCTATAAATTATTCTTTTTATAATTTAGAGACTATTTTAAACTTTTTATCAGAGAAATTGGTGGGGATATGTCATAAGATGTTTTTGATAACATTCTGATAATGGGGTTTTAAGAATCTCTCATCAAACCTCTTATATAAGTATTAAAATTAAATTATTTATTTATCTATGTCTTTAGTAATTTGTCATTTTGTTGACATAGTTATGTCTAATCTATATTTAGAAAACTTCGGTATGTTTAGTGTAATTTGTAAATTGTGTAAATTTTTATTTTAATAATATGAACGTTTTTTATAAGAACTTTAAATAATTCTTTAATTCATATCTTTGGTAAATGTCAAATATCTTAAAGATATATATTTATAATATGTGATTTTAAAGTTGATACTTATTAAAAATTTAAAAAAGAAGTTTTATTATTATTTGCTGAGTTAAATTTGAAATAAATTTTTTATTTTCTTTTTTAAATTTATTTTCATAACCTGTTATTAAATAATCTTTAAATTAAACTTTTTTACATCTCTTATTTGATAATAGATTAATTTTTATAAAGATTATTTCATAACTATAAAATGTATTTTTTGCTTTAACTAAAAGCATTTCGTGCATCTTCCAAACGTTATATTTTTCGTTTTTTATCCACACACTATTTTTTTATATGTTTTGTTTCAAAATTACAATATCTTTTTTTTAAAAAAATTTTCATAATATAAAAAGGGTAGATAAACACTAGGTTTTAAGGGATTTTTTGATTATTTCAAATAACTTGTATTTACAAATATTTTTCATAAGAAATTTATTAGATACTTTAAATCACTAAAAATATTTTTTTAAAATTCAAAAAATTATTAATTTATTATACCTTTAATAAATAAAAAGACAACTTGTAAAAGTTGTCTTATGTTATTACTATTTTAAAAATTTGATTATTTATTAAAGATTTCAAATAAAGTTCTTACTAAAACACCTTGTCCTCTACCAGCTTTATCTGCAGTTCCAGCTATATCAAAGTGAACAAATGGTTTTTCTTCAGCAAATGCACTTAAAAAAGCAGCAGCAGTAGAACTTCCAGCTTCTCTTCCCTTAGCAGCATTAGTTAAATCAGCATTTACACTATCTGCTTTAACTTTTTCTAAATGTTCATCAAAAATTGGCATTCTTCATACTTTTTCACTAGTTTTGTGTGATGCTTGAGAAATTAATTCTCATCTCTTATCACAATTTGTAAATACTCCAGTAGCAAAACTTCCTAAAGCAATTACCATAGCTCCAGTTAAAGTTGAAGCTTCTCAAATTTCAGTTGCTTGTTTTTCTCTAATTACATAAGTAATTCCATCAGCTAATACTAATCTTCCTTCAGCATCTGTATTATCAATTTCAACAGTTAATCCATTCATTGATTTTATTACTGATTGAGGTAAAGTAGCAGTTGACCCAATTCTATTATCTGTAAACATACCAATACCAACAACATTAACTTTAGCTTTCATTTTAGCTAATGCCATAACAGTTGATAGCATAATAGCAGCTCCAGACATATCAAATTTCATACCTTCCATAGCACTTGAAGGTTTTAAATTATAACCTCCACTATCAAAAGTAATTCCTTTTCCAACTAAAGCTTTTTTTGGTTCATTTTCATCACCAACATATTCTAAAACTACAGCTTGTGGTTCATATGGTGATCCTGCATTAACTGCTAAAAATAAGTTCATTCCTAATTTAGTAGCTTCTTTTTTATTTAAAACAGTAACTTTTAGTCCTTCAATTTCTTTTGCTTTTTGAACTACTTTTTCAGCTAAATATTCACTTGTTGCAATGTTTGGTGGAGTGTCTTGTAGCATTCTTGCAAAGTTTACAAATTCCATTTTAATAGCTTCTTTTTGTTCTAATTCTTTAACATCTTCATTTGTAATTAAGTTATATACTACTTCGTTTGGTTTAGTATCTTTTTTATAACTTACTTTATCAAAAGTTTCAAAAGCAATTGATTCATAAATTCCTTCAATAGCATCTTTTTTACATCCACACATATCAAAAAATACTAAAAATGAATCTACATCAACATTTATATTAAATTTATTAGTTGAAACAAATTTTTTAAAAGCATTTCTAATTTTAGTTTTTAAACATTTATGATCTTTTTTAATTACCATGTAAATAGTTTTATCTTCACTAATAAATGTAGTTGATAAATCAGCATCTGATACATAAGGTTTATTATTAACTTCTGTTAAACAAACTAATGTTAGTTCTTCTTTTTTATCATTAAATTTAATCATATATATCTCCTTTGGTTATTTAAATATATAATAACACTTTAAACTACCTAATAATTAATATTAAATATGTAGATATTAATACTAATATATAATTTTACACTTTTAAATTCACAATAAAAAAACTGAAACTAATTGTTCAGTTTTTAATTATTTTAATTATTTTTAATAATAATTTTATGTTTTGATAAATACTCAACTTGATTATTTTTAATAGATATTTTATTTATAATTTCATCAATTTCAAATTGATATTCTAGATTATCAATTTTTCCATAAATATCAATAATTATTTGTTGATCTTTAACATTTTTAAAATTATAACTACCATTATCAAATCTTAAAATAGCTGAATTATTTTTAACAAATATTAAAATATCATCTCACTCAACATCAAAATTATATAAACAATTTCCTTGATAAACTTTTGATTTATCATCTAATTTATATCAAGATCCATCTGGTAAAAACACATCTCTATTAGTTGAATTTTGTTTTAATATTGGACATATTAAAAGATTTTCTCCAATATAGTATTGATCATCAATTAATCTAGCAATTTTATTATTTTGATTTTCTAATACCATTGGTCTTAAAATTGGTAAACCTTTAGTAATTGATTCAAATTCTCAAACTTTAAATTCTGGTAATAAAATCTTTTTAAATTTTGCTCATTTAATTGAATTATTTAAAGTGTTTTTATCAAATCTTCAAGGCTCTCTTTGTCCTAAAGCATGATATCTTGAAAAAGTATTTAACATTCCTACTTGAGTTCAACGATTATATAAATCTAAGCTAAAATCACTAGATTGGACAAATCCACCAATATCAGTTCCTCAAATTACTTCACCAGCTAAACTTAAAGAAAGACCTGCTTGCAAATGATTTTTTAAATCACTAAAACTAGTTATACTATCTCCAGATCATTTACCAACAAATTTTTGAGTTCCAATATATCCCGGACGACTAACTACAACATTTCTACCAGTTCCAAAAAACTCTTCACCAGCTTCATAACAACACTTAACATATAAATACATAAAATATTGCTTAAAATCTTTTGCTTTATAACCATTATACAAAATAGCATCAGCTGGTAAACCATCCCCATAATCAGGTTTAACAAATCTTAATCCTAATTTAAATAGTTTTTTGATTTGATCTTTATATCAGTTATAAGCTTTTGGGTTTGTAAAATCAATTATGTAATTATTTTCTTGATATGTTTCAGTTCCTGTTCAAGGATGAGCATAGTTTCCATTTTTACTTTTAACTAATAAATCATTTTCAAATAAAAATTTAGAATTTTCTAATCCATCATTTTGAATGTATGGATTAATTCAAAAACACATTTCTAAACCATTAGCTTTAACATCATCAAATAGTTTTTTAAAATCACCAAAAGCATCAGTATTGTATTCAAAATTACAACTTTTTGTATATCTATTTTTTAATCATTTAGGATCTAAAGTAATAACATCTAGTGGATAATTTAATTCTTTTACTTTATTAATAGCTTCAAATAATTCTTCATAGTTATGATAATAAAGTCTATTTAATCAAACTCCATATCCAATATCTGGAACTTTTGAGATTCTATTAGTTAATAAAGTATAACTTGATACTAATTCTTTTAAATTATTATTACTAAATAAATATAAATCTAAATAATCCTGATCAACTTTAAAAGATAAGATATCAGTTGTTGGAGAACCTATTTCAAATGTTGTTTTACAACTTGTATTAATTAAAAATCCTCAATTATTTGTTGAATATAATAAAGGCAAACCATTATAGGCTAAATCATTATTTGTTACACAAGAATTATCAGTATTTCAAATAACTGATTCAACTCCATTTTTAACTAAAGGTCTAAATTTTTCACCAAGTCCATAAAATTTTTCATCATTTTCAATATCAAATGACATGAAGATTTTTTGATTTTTGTTTTGATCAATTTCAATTCCTAAATTAGGATTAATAAACCCTTCAAAAAATTGATAACCAGTTCTTAGTGTAGTTCTTGTTTTTATTTGATTATTACTATCTATTATTTTTAATACAAAGGGATTAATATTAAAAATTAGTTTTTCATTATTTTTTAAATCGATAATAATTTCTTTATTAGTTTTTATATAACTAATTTTTTCTGATTTTAAATTATTATTTAAATGCTCATTAAAAACTTTATTAATTGATCTTTGAGATAATTTTAAGTTGATAATATTTGATTCAAATAGTTTGATTTGAAATGTTGCTTTTTGTAAATTTGAAAAAGTGATTTCAATAAATAAACTACTATCATTAGTTCAAAGATCAGATACTTTTGTTGTTATTCAATATTCGTTTTTAGGATCAAAGATTCTTTGTTTAATTGGAAATGAATATTCTAACATTTCACTTGTGATATTATTTGGCTTTGGCATTTTTATTTCTTTCTAGTAATTCTAATATTTCGCCTTTATAAATATCAGCTTTTGGTCCATAAACAATTTGTAAAGAACTACCTTTATTTAAAACACCCACTGCTCCAGTTAATTCTTTAAACTTATTATCAACTTTAGCTTTATCTTTTACTTTAACTCTTAATCTAGTCATACATGCATCAACATCATCTAAATTATCTAATCCACCTAATAAATTAACTATTGTATTAATAGTTTGATCGGATTTTGTTTTAGCTGATTTAGTTTGCTTTTTAGCTGGTTGATCTTCTTTAATAGTTGTAATTTCACTAGTTGATGTTTCATCATTAGTAAATCCAGGAATTGCTGGTTTGAATTTTTTAGTAAAGAAGTAAAATACTGCAAAATAAATTCCACCAAATGCTATTGTTACTAATAATAATCATAATCCTTGAATTCATAAAATACCTTTTAATCCAATACCACTAACTGAAGTTGGAGCAAATACAAATAAGTATTTAATTAATGTTTCAATTCCACCAAATGCATGAATTCTCATTGGAATAAAATCACTAATTCCAAATGCTATTCCAGTTAAAATTGCATGTAAAACATATAATAAAGGAGCTGAAAACATAAAAATAAATTCAATAGGTTCAGTAACTCCAGTTAATAAACAAGCTGCTAATCCTGAAAAATAAATTGAAGAGTATTTAGCTCTTTTTTCTTTAGGAATTGCAAATGCCATACCTAATCCAGCACCAACTAATGAACCTGATGAAGTAATCATTTGTCCAACTTTAAATCTAACTGGAACAACTGAATCTAAAACAATTTCATAAGCTTGTTGCATTGTTAAGCCATTTACATTATTATGTTTTGCTGCATAATCAGCTCATCCGCTTTTTACATTACCTAATGCAGTAATTCAACTTAATCAGATTTTTTCTTGCCCTTGTGCTTTTAAAGCTTCTTTATTATTTTCTAAACTGTTGAAGAATTCAGCAATAACTTTAGCATTTTCGTTTGTTGTATTAATAAATTGACTAGCACTTGTAAAATCTACACTTCCACCTAATTGACTATAATTCATAGGAATTGTAATCATGTGGTGTAATCCAAATGGTAATAATAATCTTTCTGAAGTTCCATATAAAAATGGAGCTAAGAATTTTAATTTTTGTTCTTTTGCAAAGAAATTACCTAAATGATTAATTACAGTTTGAAATAATGGTCAAATTAATCCAATTCCAACTGAAATTGGTAATACTATAATAATCACCATAAATGGAACAAATCTTGCACCATTAAAAAATGATAATGCTTGTGGTAATTTATTAAAATTGTAATACTTATTATAAATTGTCGCACCAACAAATCCCATTATAATTCCACCAATGGCATCATATCTAATTGACATTACTCCTTCTTGGCTACTAAAAAATAATTCGTGTTTTTCTCATCTACCTAAAATATAATTTAAGAATTGTATTTCACCAGCTTCAGTTGTTCTTGTTATAAACATTGAAGAACCAACAGCTAATAAAATAAAGTAGGCAAAAGCAGCAGCAAATGATCCACCATATCTATTTTTAGATCAAGTACCACCAATTGCAACAGCAAATAATAAACCCATATGACTAAAAGCTGCTCAACCAACAGTTTCAATAACCCCACCAATTTGATTGAAAACTTTAGCTGAAGCTTTAATTTGTCCTAGCCCTAATGGACCAATTATTTTTCCTAAAATAATTGTTAGTCCAGCTGCAGGTAAAAGAGCAACAAAAGTCAAAATAGATTTAGCAAATTTTGAAAAAAATTCGTGTAAGTTACTCTCTTTAGCTTTTCTAAAATCTAGTAATTTTTTCATTCTTTTCCTTTCTAGTTCACAAAATATATTTTATAGAGAATTTTTATTTTTTTAGTTTATGATTTAGAAAAAACTAGATTTTAAAAACAAAAAAAGAACTAGAATAACTAGTTCTTTTATAAATTATTTAATTAATTATTTTTCAATTGAAATAACTGTTCCAGCACCAATTGTTCTTCCACCTTCACGGATTGAGAATTTAGTTCCTTCTTCAACAGCAACTGGTTTGATTAATTGGATTTCCATTTCAACATTATCACCAGGCATTACCATATCAGTTCCTTCTGGTAAAGTAACTTCTCCAGTAACATCAGTTGTACGGAAGTAGAATTGAGGACGGTATTTATTAAAGAATGGTTTGTGACGTCCACCTTCTTCTTGAGTTAAAGCATAAACTGAAGCTTTTAATACAGTATGTGGTTTAATAGTTCCAGGTTTTGCTAAAACTTGTCCACGTTCTACTGAATGTCTATCAACACCACGTAATAATGCTCCAACATTATCTCCAGCTACAGCAAAATCAAGTAGTTTTCTAAACATTTCTAATCCAGTAACAACAGTTTTAGTTGGTTCTTCTTTTAATCCAATAATTTCAACTTCTTCGTTTACTTTTACAGTTCCACGTTCAACACGTCCTGTTGCAACAGTTCCACGTCCAGTAATTGTAAATACGTCTTCAACTGGCATTAAGAAAGTTTTATCAGCATCTCTTTGTGGAGTTGGGATGTATTCATCAACTGCTGCCATTAATTCATTAATTGCTCCAGTTCATTTTGAATCACCATTTAATGCTCCTAAAGCTGAACCTCTAATAACTGGTGCTCCTTCTCCATCAAAGTCGTATTCAGTTAATAGATCTCTAATTTCCATTTCAACTAGATCGATCATTTCATCATCTTCAACCATATCACATTTGTTTAAGAAAACAACGATTTTTGGAACTCCAACTTGTCTTGATAATAGAATGTGTTCTCTAGTTTGTGGCATTGGTCCATCAGTTGCAGCAACAACTAAAATAGCTCCATCCATTTGTGCTGCCCCAGTAATCATGTTTTTAACATAGTCAGCGTGACCTGGGCAATCTACGTGTGCATAGTGTCTATTAGCAGTTTTATATTCAACGTGTGCAGTATTAATTGTAATACCACGTTCTCTTTCTTCTGGGGCATTATCAATATTTGCATAATCTTTGAATTCTGCGTTACCTTGTTCAGATAAAACTTTAGTAATAGCAGCAGTTAATGTAGTTTTACCATGATCAACGTGTCCAATTGTTCCAATATTAACGTGAGGTAAACTACGGTCAAATTGTTCTTTTGCCATGTTTTTTTCTCCTTAAAAATTTCTATACAAATCAAGAATAATAGATATATTTCTACTATTTTGTCTGCCCCTTTTGGGGCGTTTTTACTATTATATATTTTACACTTATTTAATACTTAATTCAAAAAATATTATTTACCTGATTTTTTGATAATTTCATCAGCAATTGCTTTTGGAGCTTCTGCATAATGACTAAATATCATAGTGTAATTTCCACGTCCTTGAGTAAATGAACGTAATTCAGTAGCGTATCCAAACATTTCAGTTAATGGTACTTTAGATTTAATTGTTTGAGCATTTCCTCTTTGTTCTGAACCTTCAATTATTCCACGTTTTGAAGAAATATTTCCCATAACATCTCCATAATATTCATCTGGAACTGTTACTTCAACATTCATAATTGGTTCTAAAACAACAGGATTCATTTTTTTAGAAGCTTCTTTTAAAGCCATTGAAGCAGCAATTTTATATGCCATTTCATTTGAGTCAACTTCATGCATTGATCCATCAACAATAGTTGCTTTAACATCTATCATTGGATATCCTGCAATAACTCCGTTTCTTAAAGCATTTTCTAACCCTACACGTGCTGAGTTAATGTATTCTTTTGAAACACGTCCTCCAGTAATTTTATCAACTCATTCAAATCCTTTGTCTTTGTTTGGTTCAAATTCGATCACAACATGACCATATGAACCACGTCCTCCAGATTGTTTGATATATTTACCTTCAGCTTTTCCTGGTGATTTAATAGTTTCACGATATGAAACTTGTGGTGCACCAACATTAGTTGCTACATTAAATTCACGTTTCATACGATCAACAATAATATCTAAGTGCAACTCACCCATACCAGCAATAATTGTTTGTCCAGTTTCATCGTCTGTATAAGTTCTAAAAGTTGGATCTTCTTCAGCTAATTTTGATAAAGCAATACTCATTTTTTCTTGGTCAGCTTTAGTTTTTGGTTCTAATGCTAATTGGATAACAGGTTCAGGAAAGACCATTGATTCTAAAATGATTTCTCCTTTTTCATCACATAAAGTATCACCAGTTTTAGTATTTTTTAAACCAACAGCTGCAGCAATATCACCTGAATAAACTTCTTCAATTTCAGTACGGTTATTTGCATGCATTTGTAAAATACGTCCAACACGTTCTTTTTGTTGTTTAGTTGAATTTAATACATAACTACCTTTAGTTAAAATTCCTGAATATACTCTAAAGAATGTTAATTTTCCAACAAATGGATCAGTCATAACTTTGAATGCTAATGCTGAAAATGGTTCAGTATCATCAGCGTGTCTTTCAACTTCTTCACCTGTTGGTAAAATTCCTTTAATTGATGGGATATCTAAAGGTGATGGTAAATAATCAACAACAGCATCTAATAATAATTTAACACCTTTATTTTTAAATGCTGAACCAGCTAATACTGGGAAGAAATCAGCATTAATTACACCTTTTCTAATTGCTGATTTTAATTCAGAAATACTAATTTCTCCACCATCTAAAAATTTCATTAATAATTCTTCATCATATTCAACAGCAACTTCAACTAAATGTGCTCTTAATTCTTTAGCTTGTTCTAATAAATTAGTTGGAATTTCAATTTCTTTATAATTTTCTTCAGGTTTTCCATCAAACTCATAAGCTTTCATTTCAACTAAATCAATAATACCTGTGAAGTTTTCTTCAGCTCCAATTGGTAATTGAATTGGGGCAGCTTTAGCACCTAATCTATCACCAATAGTTTTTACTGAATAAATAAAATCAGCACCTGTTTTATCCATTTTATTAACAAAAACAATACGAGGAACTTTATAATTTGTTGCTTGTCTTCAAACAGTTTCAGTTTGAGGTTCAACACCAGATTGACCATCTAAAACAGCAACAGCACCATCTAAAACTCTTAATGAACGTTCAACTTCAACAGTGAAATCTACGTGACCAGGAGTATCAATGATGTTAAATCTTGTGTTTTTTCAGAATGCAGTTGTAGCAGCAGATGTAATAGTAATCCCACGTTCTTGCTCTTGAGCCATTCAGTCCATTTGTGAAGCACCTTCATGTGTTTCACCTATTTTGTGAATTTTTCCAGTATGAAATAAAATACGTTCAGTAGTAGTAGTCTTACCAGCATCAATATGAGCCATAATACCAATATTACGAGTATTTAATAAACTGTATTCTCTAGCCATTTGCTATTTTCCTTTCTAATTTGATTATCAACGATAATGAGCAAACGCTTTATTTGCTTCTGCCATTTTATGAGTATCTTCACGTTTTTTAACTGATCCACCAATATTATTTGATGCATCAATAATTTCATTAGCTAATTTAATTGTCATAACTTTTTCGTTTCTTAATCTTGCATAATTAATTAATCAACGTAAAGCTAAAGTGATTTGTCTTTCAGCTGAAACTTCTACAGGAACTTGATAGTTAGCTCCTCCAATACGACGAACTTTTAATTCTAAGTGAGGTTTAATATTTTCAATAGCTTTATTAAATACTTCAATTGGTTCTTTATTAGTTTTTTCTTTAATTATATTAAATGCATCATAAATAATTGACTGAGCAATTCCTCTTTTACCATCTAACATAATTTTATTAATTGCACGAGTAACTAATTTA
This genomic window from Mycoplasma mycoides subsp. capri contains:
- the trmB gene encoding tRNA (guanosine(46)-N7)-methyltransferase TrmB, yielding MRLRKKNWTDDFLNQHSFYLINYDNKKIDLKQIFLNNNPTCLEIGCGKGQFITTLALKNLNTNYIGMEKSSTITGVALKKSLKEFENQLKEMTNLKYFNNFAEDLSQMFSSDSFNKIYLNFSDPWPKARHYKKRLTYVKFLDIYSDILIKNGYLEFKTDNDSLYNFTIEQLNLTNKWEVVLNTTDLYNNTELLKDNIPTEYETKFHLANKNIYKIVIKNLK
- a CDS encoding M17 family metallopeptidase — encoded protein: MIKFNDKKEELTLVCLTEVNNKPYVSDADLSTTFISEDKTIYMVIKKDHKCLKTKIRNAFKKFVSTNKFNINVDVDSFLVFFDMCGCKKDAIEGIYESIAFETFDKVSYKKDTKPNEVVYNLITNEDVKELEQKEAIKMEFVNFARMLQDTPPNIATSEYLAEKVVQKAKEIEGLKVTVLNKKEATKLGMNLFLAVNAGSPYEPQAVVLEYVGDENEPKKALVGKGITFDSGGYNLKPSSAMEGMKFDMSGAAIMLSTVMALAKMKAKVNVVGIGMFTDNRIGSTATLPQSVIKSMNGLTVEIDNTDAEGRLVLADGITYVIREKQATEIWEASTLTGAMVIALGSFATGVFTNCDKRWELISQASHKTSEKVWRMPIFDEHLEKVKADSVNADLTNAAKGREAGSSTAAAFLSAFAEEKPFVHFDIAGTADKAGRGQGVLVRTLFEIFNK
- a CDS encoding glycoside hydrolase family 31 protein → MPKPNNITSEMLEYSFPIKQRIFDPKNEYWITTKVSDLWTNDSSLFIEITFSNLQKATFQIKLFESNIINLKLSQRSINKVFNEHLNNNLKSEKISYIKTNKEIIIDLKNNEKLIFNINPFVLKIIDSNNQIKTRTTLRTGYQFFEGFINPNLGIEIDQNKNQKIFMSFDIENDEKFYGLGEKFRPLVKNGVESVIWNTDNSCVTNNDLAYNGLPLLYSTNNWGFLINTSCKTTFEIGSPTTDILSFKVDQDYLDLYLFSNNNLKELVSSYTLLTNRISKVPDIGYGVWLNRLYYHNYEELFEAINKVKELNYPLDVITLDPKWLKNRYTKSCNFEYNTDAFGDFKKLFDDVKANGLEMCFWINPYIQNDGLENSKFLFENDLLVKSKNGNYAHPWTGTETYQENNYIIDFTNPKAYNWYKDQIKKLFKLGLRFVKPDYGDGLPADAILYNGYKAKDFKQYFMYLYVKCCYEAGEEFFGTGRNVVVSRPGYIGTQKFVGKWSGDSITSFSDLKNHLQAGLSLSLAGEVIWGTDIGGFVQSSDFSLDLYNRWTQVGMLNTFSRYHALGQREPWRFDKNTLNNSIKWAKFKKILLPEFKVWEFESITKGLPILRPMVLENQNNKIARLIDDQYYIGENLLICPILKQNSTNRDVFLPDGSWYKLDDKSKVYQGNCLYNFDVEWDDILIFVKNNSAILRFDNGSYNFKNVKDQQIIIDIYGKIDNLEYQFEIDEIINKISIKNNQVEYLSKHKIIIKNN
- a CDS encoding PTS transporter subunit EIIC, translated to MKKLLDFRKAKESNLHEFFSKFAKSILTFVALLPAAGLTIILGKIIGPLGLGQIKASAKVFNQIGGVIETVGWAAFSHMGLLFAVAIGGTWSKNRYGGSFAAAFAYFILLAVGSSMFITRTTEAGEIQFLNYILGRWEKHELFFSSQEGVMSIRYDAIGGIIMGFVGATIYNKYYNFNKLPQALSFFNGARFVPFMVIIIVLPISVGIGLIWPLFQTVINHLGNFFAKEQKLKFLAPFLYGTSERLLLPFGLHHMITIPMNYSQLGGSVDFTSASQFINTTNENAKVIAEFFNSLENNKEALKAQGQEKIWLSWITALGNVKSGWADYAAKHNNVNGLTMQQAYEIVLDSVVPVRFKVGQMITSSGSLVGAGLGMAFAIPKEKRAKYSSIYFSGLAACLLTGVTEPIEFIFMFSAPLLYVLHAILTGIAFGISDFIPMRIHAFGGIETLIKYLFVFAPTSVSGIGLKGILWIQGLWLLLVTIAFGGIYFAVFYFFTKKFKPAIPGFTNDETSTSEITTIKEDQPAKKQTKSAKTKSDQTINTIVNLLGGLDNLDDVDACMTRLRVKVKDKAKVDNKFKELTGAVGVLNKGSSLQIVYGPKADIYKGEILELLERNKNAKAK
- the tuf gene encoding elongation factor Tu — protein: MAKEQFDRSLPHVNIGTIGHVDHGKTTLTAAITKVLSEQGNAEFKDYANIDNAPEERERGITINTAHVEYKTANRHYAHVDCPGHADYVKNMITGAAQMDGAILVVAATDGPMPQTREHILLSRQVGVPKIVVFLNKCDMVEDDEMIDLVEMEIRDLLTEYDFDGEGAPVIRGSALGALNGDSKWTGAINELMAAVDEYIPTPQRDADKTFLMPVEDVFTITGRGTVATGRVERGTVKVNEEVEIIGLKEEPTKTVVTGLEMFRKLLDFAVAGDNVGALLRGVDRHSVERGQVLAKPGTIKPHTVLKASVYALTQEEGGRHKPFFNKYRPQFYFRTTDVTGEVTLPEGTDMVMPGDNVEMEIQLIKPVAVEEGTKFSIREGGRTIGAGTVISIEK